Proteins found in one Lycium ferocissimum isolate CSIRO_LF1 chromosome 6, AGI_CSIRO_Lferr_CH_V1, whole genome shotgun sequence genomic segment:
- the LOC132061227 gene encoding uncharacterized protein LOC132061227: MPGFTKYLKDLLIKKKMVQHETVSSIISTTTVQKKGDLEAFTIPCSVGHHDFARALCDNEAIINLMPLSIYKQSGLGMPRETTMRLYMADRSIKRPVGKVDDVLVWVGKFILPAAFVILDCTIDRDISIILGRHLFATGKALMDSEKNEIKFRVNNEEVTFSGKQGDEVTKCL; this comes from the coding sequence ATGCCTGGTTTTACTAAATATTTGAAGGACCTGCTGATCAAGAAGAAAATGGTGCAACATGAaactgtgagttccatcatTTCAACAACTACTGTTCAGAAGAAGGGCGATCTTGAGGCgttcaccattccttgttctgttgggcaccatgattttgctcgtgcttTGTGTGATAATGAGGCGATTATTAATTTGATGccactttctatatataagcaaTCAGGTTTGGGGATGCCAAGGGAGACTACTATGAGGCTATATATGGCTGATAGATCTATTAAGAGGCCTGTTGGCAAGGTTGATGATGTTCTTGTGTGGGTTGGTAAATTCATATTGCCTGCAGCTTTTGTGATTCTTGACTGTACTATTGATCGGGACATTTCTATTATTCTGGGGAGACATTTATTTGCTACGGGGAAAGCTCTGATGGAttcggagaaaaatgaaatcaagttccgaGTCAACAACGAGGAAGTTACTTTTTCAGGCAAGCAAGgggatgaagttaccaagtgcttataA